The following are encoded together in the Mumia sp. Pv4-285 genome:
- a CDS encoding glycoside hydrolase family 15 protein: protein MPVRRPSRPLTAALAAVAALLLGATLLVAVPTAAAPADPAPGTPGRKSTWTEADKTGFGTARARRSNVWFTLQRGRVSEVFYPDLSTPSVRSLELVVTDGTSFTDRETVDMRPATSRPDARSLRFAQIGGRDGRYRLTKHVATDPRRDALVVRVRLTSLDGGRYRLYVQHDPALANNGMDDRARTVGRTLVASDGKVATALRARPRLGARTNGYAGSRSDGWRDLRRDHDLDRRHRSAGPGNVVQTARVSRVNGLPGRQRATITLGFGRRPAAARATAAASARTGWASVQRRYDRGWHRYVRSLKRVPATAASIEREYLASALVLAAAEDKLNPGAVVASPSAPWVWGDEVPDLSSPSGAYHLVWSRDSYEFGSAMWAMGDRSAARRIVDWLFRVQQKPDGSFPQNSDVQGQPVWSELQLDEVALPIVLARLTGKTGRATYRGVKRAADFLARFRDEETGRRAPYSPQERWENQSGYSPNSIAAQIAGLVCAADIARRNGDRASARRWLRLADRWAARVKGWTVTTTGPLSSRPYFLRLTKNGRPDTASPYEMGDGGPVQIDQRRVVDPSFLALTRWGILPGTDPVVASSLAVVDQELRVQTPNGPFWRRFSFDGYGETRDGGQWEITEPGTFTTLGRGWPILTGERGEHEVSAGRDASSYLAAVAAAANDGDMISEQVWDGRPPTGRPCCQAGEGTRAATPLVWSHGALVRLAWTMQLGRPADQQAVVARRYLR, encoded by the coding sequence GAGCACCTGGACCGAGGCCGACAAGACCGGCTTCGGCACCGCTCGCGCCCGCCGCAGCAACGTGTGGTTCACCCTGCAACGAGGCAGGGTGAGCGAGGTCTTCTACCCGGACCTCTCGACGCCGAGCGTGCGCAGCCTCGAGCTCGTCGTGACCGACGGCACCAGCTTCACCGACCGCGAGACGGTCGACATGCGCCCGGCCACGTCCCGCCCCGACGCGCGGAGCCTCCGGTTCGCGCAGATCGGCGGTCGTGACGGGCGCTACCGGCTCACCAAGCACGTCGCGACGGACCCGCGACGCGACGCCCTGGTGGTCCGCGTACGGCTGACGTCGCTGGACGGAGGTCGCTACCGTCTCTACGTCCAGCACGACCCGGCACTCGCCAACAACGGCATGGACGACCGCGCCCGAACCGTCGGCAGGACGCTCGTGGCGAGCGACGGGAAGGTCGCGACAGCCCTGCGTGCGCGACCACGGCTCGGCGCGCGCACCAACGGGTACGCCGGCAGCCGGAGCGACGGTTGGCGGGACCTGCGCCGTGACCACGATCTCGACCGTCGGCACCGCTCGGCTGGTCCGGGGAACGTCGTGCAGACCGCTCGCGTGAGCCGTGTCAACGGACTGCCGGGCAGGCAACGGGCGACGATCACCCTCGGGTTCGGCCGCCGACCCGCCGCTGCACGGGCCACCGCCGCGGCCAGCGCGCGTACCGGCTGGGCGAGCGTCCAGCGCCGGTACGACCGTGGATGGCACCGCTACGTGAGGTCGCTGAAGCGGGTGCCCGCCACCGCAGCCTCGATCGAGCGCGAGTACCTCGCCTCGGCGCTCGTGCTCGCAGCCGCCGAGGACAAGCTCAACCCCGGCGCGGTCGTCGCGTCGCCGTCCGCCCCATGGGTGTGGGGCGACGAGGTGCCGGACCTCTCCTCGCCATCCGGCGCGTACCACCTCGTGTGGTCGCGCGACTCGTACGAGTTCGGCAGCGCCATGTGGGCCATGGGCGACCGCTCGGCGGCCCGACGCATCGTCGACTGGCTGTTCCGGGTGCAGCAGAAGCCCGACGGATCCTTCCCGCAGAACTCCGACGTGCAGGGACAACCGGTGTGGTCCGAGCTCCAGCTCGACGAGGTGGCGCTGCCGATCGTCCTCGCGCGCCTGACCGGGAAGACCGGCCGCGCGACGTACCGAGGGGTCAAACGAGCGGCGGACTTCCTCGCGCGGTTCCGCGACGAGGAGACCGGTCGCCGGGCGCCGTACTCACCCCAGGAGCGGTGGGAGAACCAGTCCGGCTACTCGCCGAACTCGATCGCCGCGCAGATCGCCGGGCTCGTCTGCGCCGCCGACATCGCGCGCCGCAACGGCGACCGGGCGTCGGCACGCCGCTGGCTGCGCCTCGCCGACCGGTGGGCGGCCCGGGTGAAGGGATGGACGGTCACCACCACCGGTCCCCTATCGTCCCGGCCGTACTTCCTGCGCCTCACCAAGAACGGCCGGCCCGACACGGCATCGCCCTACGAGATGGGCGACGGCGGGCCGGTGCAGATCGACCAGCGGCGGGTCGTCGACCCCAGCTTCCTCGCCCTGACACGCTGGGGGATCTTGCCGGGCACCGACCCGGTCGTCGCGTCGTCTCTCGCGGTGGTCGACCAGGAGCTGCGGGTCCAGACCCCGAACGGCCCCTTCTGGCGGCGGTTCAGCTTCGACGGGTACGGCGAGACGCGTGACGGCGGGCAGTGGGAGATCACGGAGCCGGGCACCTTCACCACGCTCGGCCGAGGCTGGCCGATCCTGACCGGCGAGCGCGGGGAGCACGAGGTCAGCGCCGGACGGGACGCGTCCTCGTACCTCGCCGCGGTCGCGGCCGCCGCCAACGACGGCGACATGATCTCCGAGCAGGTGTGGGACGGTCGGCCCCCGACGGGGAGGCCCTGCTGCCAGGCCGGCGAAGGGACCCGGGCGGCGACCCCGCTCGTCTGGTCCCACGGAGCGCTGGTGCGCCTCGCGTGGACGATGCAGCTCGGCCGGCCGGCC